Proteins found in one Syntrophobacterales bacterium genomic segment:
- a CDS encoding cation:proton antiporter: MITEYLYLLIAVFGISGITIYFLGKARIPSIAGFLVGGVIIGPSGLNIITDANAIEILAEIGIIMLMFTIGLEFSLESLIEMKVPVFGGGALQVLLSVTTTAFLSYFLFIESVPKAIFFGTVLSLSSTAIVLKMIMDRGEMHTPYGRATIGVLIFQDLCAVLYLLLVPILAGKEAGPGMIAFTVVKAGLVVGGVLLSARWIIPWLLREIVRTRSRELFIITIIVLCLGTAVLTSMLGLSLALGAFLAGVVISESEYASQTVSDILPLKEAFSALFFIGIGMLLNFDILIGRLSIVAIVVLIMVVLKLLTAAIPEYITGQTVENSVRSGLCLAHIGEFSFVVAVAGKRAGLMAENEYQVFLSAAVLTMMATPFIISWSPKISPSIARLPGLRVLGADRNVPQEYYPEQLDGHVVIVGFGVNGGNLAKVLSQSSIPYIVLELNSETVRKARRRGEPVYYGDGTSITVLHKLGIQSAKVLVVAISDPSATRRIVKVARMNNPYLYIIARTRYVSEVDGLVKIGASEVIPEEFETSVEIFSKVLNYYHVPMEAIKENIDTIRADGYRALRTVHFSLTPRMETYLVKEGSYISGRTFAEIDLRAKTGITVVSIRRKETVYEIPSPSFKVNEGDILTLMGMRKDMKAAIAYIETGHI, from the coding sequence ATGATAACCGAATATCTCTATTTGCTGATTGCCGTATTTGGTATCTCCGGTATAACCATCTATTTCTTGGGTAAAGCACGTATACCATCCATCGCTGGTTTTCTTGTTGGCGGTGTCATAATAGGGCCGTCAGGCCTCAATATCATCACCGATGCCAACGCAATTGAGATCCTGGCTGAAATTGGAATCATCATGCTCATGTTCACCATAGGCTTAGAGTTCTCCCTGGAAAGCCTTATCGAAATGAAGGTTCCAGTCTTTGGCGGCGGGGCGCTTCAGGTCCTTCTTTCCGTTACAACCACGGCGTTCCTTTCATACTTCTTATTTATCGAATCAGTTCCCAAGGCGATTTTTTTTGGAACCGTCCTTTCTCTAAGCAGCACGGCTATCGTACTCAAGATGATCATGGACAGGGGCGAGATGCATACGCCATACGGAAGGGCCACCATAGGGGTCCTCATATTTCAGGATCTCTGTGCAGTGCTTTACTTGCTTCTCGTGCCAATCCTCGCCGGGAAAGAAGCCGGACCGGGCATGATAGCGTTTACCGTTGTCAAAGCCGGCTTGGTGGTGGGAGGCGTCCTCTTGTCTGCGAGATGGATCATTCCGTGGCTTTTGAGGGAAATAGTCAGGACCAGGAGCAGAGAGCTTTTCATCATCACCATAATAGTATTATGTTTGGGGACCGCTGTACTCACTTCCATGTTGGGTCTTTCCCTGGCATTGGGAGCTTTTCTTGCTGGGGTCGTCATTTCGGAATCGGAGTACGCATCTCAGACCGTCTCGGACATCCTTCCACTCAAGGAGGCTTTCAGCGCCCTCTTTTTCATCGGCATCGGAATGCTCCTGAATTTCGACATCCTCATAGGGAGACTCAGTATTGTGGCAATCGTGGTGTTGATAATGGTTGTACTAAAATTGCTCACCGCTGCCATACCAGAATACATCACCGGACAGACCGTGGAAAATTCGGTCCGCTCGGGCCTTTGCCTGGCCCATATCGGTGAATTCTCCTTTGTAGTCGCTGTGGCGGGGAAACGGGCGGGTCTCATGGCGGAAAACGAGTATCAAGTCTTCCTGTCCGCAGCGGTTCTCACCATGATGGCTACACCATTCATTATCTCTTGGTCTCCCAAGATATCACCCTCCATCGCACGGCTTCCCGGGCTTCGCGTGTTGGGGGCGGACAGGAACGTACCTCAGGAATACTACCCAGAGCAGTTGGACGGACACGTGGTGATTGTCGGTTTTGGTGTTAACGGGGGAAATCTCGCTAAGGTACTCAGCCAATCCAGCATACCCTATATTGTACTGGAACTCAACAGTGAGACGGTCCGTAAGGCCAGGAGGCGGGGCGAGCCTGTCTATTACGGCGATGGGACCAGTATTACCGTGCTTCACAAATTAGGCATACAGTCGGCCAAGGTCCTTGTGGTGGCTATCTCGGACCCGTCGGCTACCAGGAGGATTGTAAAGGTCGCACGTATGAACAATCCTTACCTCTATATTATTGCAAGGACACGGTACGTGTCTGAAGTAGACGGACTGGTAAAGATAGGAGCCAGCGAGGTAATCCCCGAAGAGTTCGAAACCTCGGTCGAGATATTTTCCAAGGTGCTTAACTATTACCATGTACCCATGGAGGCAATAAAGGAAAACATCGATACTATCAGGGCTGACGGCTATCGTGCGCTGAGAACGGTCCATTTTAGCCTGACACCCCGCATGGAGACATACCTTGTGAAGGAGGGGTCATACATATCCGGCCGTACCTTTGCAGAGATTGATCTCAGGGCCAAAACCGGCATCACGGTGGTCTCTATAAGACGGAAAGAGACGGTATATGAAATTCCATCACCTTCTTTCAAAGTCAATGAAGGTGATATTCTCACCCTGATGGGTATGAGGAAGGATATGAAGGCTGCGATCGCGTATATAGAGACGGGACACATCTGA
- a CDS encoding DUF1538 domain-containing protein, which translates to MKLFRVLKETFLASLPLAAIIIIVCCFVAPMTDSFDYIKLIIGYAGVVVGQSIFLVGLDISILPIGKAVGESLSKLKKVVFIVFFGFLFGFIAESAEPALTVFARQTSHVMSEISEKVLIVVMAAGIGALAGFALYRILKDISIKVVFAVLYAVVFLLAIFIPSEFVGIAFDGSGATTGDISVPFMLALGFGVAATVSRHKSNDDSFGIVGLASIGPILSVFIYGIIFKVSRGGVIPEAGSYTPEAVESFASVALFNLHGVFFALAPIILVFLPFQFFLIKLYKKDFVKLLLGMIPVFAGLFIFLTCVDYGFAYAGKYIGTVFFDASRPEWFKWLLLAVGFVLGGGITLSEPAVTVLGHQLEEITNGHIKQMTIRLTLAIGLGFASVLAIIKMITQINLLWFLIPLYIVAICMMKFSSKMFVGLAFDSGGVTAGGLTSAFLTPFALGIALAVRDLVIAAGGTPQSILINGFGIISFMSVVPLIAVQTLGIIYESRYKKQQILADQYELETLETLTPLYNEAANGELDKSDILGQNQKGE; encoded by the coding sequence ATGAAATTATTTCGCGTATTAAAAGAAACTTTTTTAGCTTCTCTGCCTCTTGCCGCGATCATAATAATCGTGTGTTGTTTCGTCGCACCCATGACCGATTCGTTCGATTATATTAAGCTGATCATCGGTTACGCTGGGGTTGTGGTCGGACAGTCAATATTTTTAGTCGGACTTGACATCAGCATCCTGCCTATCGGAAAAGCGGTTGGAGAATCGCTAAGCAAGTTAAAAAAAGTCGTATTTATAGTCTTTTTTGGTTTCTTATTCGGTTTTATTGCCGAATCTGCAGAACCGGCACTTACAGTGTTTGCCCGGCAGACCAGCCATGTAATGAGCGAAATAAGCGAAAAGGTACTGATCGTGGTTATGGCTGCCGGAATAGGCGCATTGGCTGGGTTCGCACTGTACAGAATATTAAAAGATATAAGCATAAAAGTGGTTTTTGCCGTCCTATACGCTGTGGTATTTCTTCTTGCGATCTTTATTCCATCAGAATTTGTCGGGATAGCCTTTGACGGCAGCGGCGCGACAACAGGCGATATATCGGTACCGTTTATGCTTGCGCTTGGCTTCGGCGTAGCCGCAACAGTGTCTAGGCACAAATCAAACGACGATTCTTTCGGCATAGTAGGGCTTGCCTCGATAGGCCCCATACTTTCAGTTTTCATTTACGGGATAATCTTCAAGGTTTCTCGCGGCGGCGTGATCCCAGAGGCAGGCTCATATACACCGGAAGCAGTGGAAAGCTTTGCATCTGTAGCATTGTTTAATCTGCACGGCGTTTTCTTCGCCCTTGCCCCGATAATTCTCGTATTCCTGCCTTTTCAATTCTTTTTGATAAAATTGTATAAAAAAGATTTCGTCAAATTGTTATTAGGAATGATCCCTGTTTTTGCAGGTTTGTTTATATTCCTTACGTGCGTCGATTACGGTTTTGCTTATGCGGGGAAGTACATTGGCACGGTATTTTTTGACGCCTCCCGCCCCGAATGGTTCAAATGGCTGCTGCTGGCTGTAGGATTTGTGCTTGGCGGCGGAATAACGCTTTCGGAACCAGCTGTGACAGTACTTGGCCATCAGCTTGAAGAAATAACGAACGGACACATCAAACAGATGACAATACGTCTAACGCTTGCAATCGGACTTGGGTTCGCTTCTGTATTGGCCATTATTAAGATGATAACGCAAATAAATCTTCTTTGGTTCTTGATCCCACTCTATATCGTAGCAATTTGTATGATGAAATTTTCTTCCAAAATGTTTGTAGGATTGGCCTTCGACTCAGGTGGCGTAACAGCCGGAGGTCTGACGTCGGCATTTCTGACACCGTTCGCTCTCGGCATAGCTCTGGCGGTTCGAGATCTTGTTATCGCGGCAGGGGGCACGCCCCAGTCGATCCTGATAAACGGATTCGGTATTATCTCATTTATGTCTGTGGTGCCGTTGATTGCCGTACAAACGCTGGGGATAATCTACGAGTCACGTTATAAAAAACAACAAATACTTGCTGATCAATATGAACTCGAAACACTCGAAACATTAACACCCCTATACAACGAAGCTGCAAACGGTGAATTGGACAAAAGCGACATACTGGGACAAAACCAAAAAGGAGAATAA